The region CTCTCTTCAACTCCTTCGTCCGCCACCACAATGCCAGCGCATATCCCACGTACACCACCGCCGCCGCCACATACGCCGCGGTCATGTAGCCGCCGTTATCCGGCATCATCGGCCTCCGTGCGCGCGTCGGCCACGGTGGCCTGCGCGTAGCGGTGCGCGACCAGGCTGAAGAAGAAGATCGTGAAGACGCCGAGGGAGAAGAGCAGCGTGGCGAGCATGGCGCCCGGGAGCGTCGGGCCTCCAGGGTTCAGTACGACCGGCTTGGGATGGAGCGTCCGGAAGAGCAGCACGCTCACGTGGATGAACGGCACGAGGAGCGAACCCAGGATGCCGAGGACGGCCGAGTAGCGCGCCCGGCGCCCCGGCTCCTCTACCGCCCCTCGCAACACCAGATAGCCGAAGTAGATGAACCAGAGGAAGAGCGTGGATGTGAGCCGCGCGTCCCAGGTCCACCAGGTGCCCCAGATGGGCTTCGCCCAGATCGGCCCCGTCACCAGCACGACCGTCGTGAAGACCACGCCTACTTCGGCGGCGGAGGCGGCGAACCGGTCGAGGCGCGGGTCCCTGAGAAAGAGGTAGAGCGCGCTGCACACGCCCACGAGCCCGAAGGCCAGGAACGCCACCCACGCGCTCGGCACGTGGATGTAGAAGATCTTCTGCGCCGCACCCTGGGTGGCCTCGACCGGCGTCAGCGCGAGGGCCCGCACGTACCCGGCGGCCATCAACAACAAGCCGAGCCCCATGAAGGCGCCGCTGCGGCGGAGCGAACGCTCGGCTTTTTCGAGGGGCGTCATTCGTCCAACACGTACTCGAAGATGAGGAGACAGATCACGATGAAGACGATGTCGTACCCGACGAGCAACTTAAGCCACGCCGCCACCTCCGAGAAGGGACGCCCCCCGAAGAGCCGCGACGTGACCTGGACCGCGCTCGTGATCGGCGGCATCAGGAACGGAAGCATCAGCACCGGCAGCATGAGCTCGGCGAAGCGGGTATTCACGGCGATGGCGCTCATGAGCGTGCCGACCGCGACGAAGCCGAGCGAGGCGAGCGCGATGACCGCGCACAGCGGCCCGAGCACCGGCAGCAGAGGCATGTTGAAGAAGATGGCGAAGAGCGGCAGCGCTATGGCCTCGACCGTACCGACGAAGACCAGGTTCGCCAGCAGCTTGCCGAGGTACAGCGCCGTCCGGCTGGCCGGAGACAGCAGGAGACCGTCGAGCGCCCGGTTCTCGCGTTCGAGCGCGAAGGCGCGGTTGAGCCCGAGCAGGCCCGCGAAGCTGAAGGTGATCCAGAGGATGCCCGGGGCCATGTCCACCGTGCTCACCGCGGTCGGGTCGCGGGCGAAGTTGAAGATCGCCAGGACGATGGCCGTGAAGACCAGCGAAGAGAGGAATGCGGTGCGGCTGCGGAACTCGAGGAGCAGATCCTTCGCCGCGATCGCCCAGGCCGTCGCGAGCGTGTCAGGCACCGGCAGCCGTCGCCTGCGCGTAGCGCGCACGGTAGGATGCGGAGTCGCCGCTCCTGGCGGCGCACTCCACGAATCGGCCCGCGACCAGGATGGCGACGTGGGTCGCGAGCTCGAGTCCCTCGTCCAGGTTGTGGGTCACGAGCACCACGGTGCGGCGCTCGTCGCGAAGCCGGCCGAGCCGACCGCGAAGGGTGGCCGCCGCCTGCTGGTCCAGCCCGGTGAACGGTTCGTCCAGCAGCACGATCTCCGGGTCGTGCAGCAGCGCCCGCGCGATGGCCAGACGCTGGATCATGCCTCGGCTGAATCCAGCGACCGGGCTGGATGCCCGCTCCGCGAGACCCACGGTGCCCAGCGCCGTAGCAGCCGCAGCCCGGTGGTCCGGCAGGCCGTAGAGCCGGCCGTAGAACTCCAGGTTCTCCCTGGCGGTGAGGCCGTCGTAGAGGAGTGAGTGGTGTGAGATCATGCCGATGCGGCGGCGATGCCGAACGTCGCCCCGGACCAGGGGCACCCCTCCGACGATGACTTCGCCGTGGTCCGGACCGAGCAGACCGGCCAGTATTCGAAGCAGCGTCGTCTTCCCCGCTCCGTTGGGCCCGAAGACCGCCAGCGACTCGCCCGATTCGAGCGAGAAATCCACCCCACGGAGGGCGCGGATCCGGCCAAAGCTGCGCGCGAGGCCGCGCACCGCCAGCGCCACGGAGGTCCGCGTTGCTTCGCCGGTCTCGATTCGGGCCGCGGTCATCGTCGGGCCCTAATATAGCCGCAAGGAAGCCGCGACTACTCCTTCGCCTCGAGGTCGAACCGATCCTCGAGACGAGTCATCAGCAGAAGGAAGCGCACTTCCTCCGAGGCGCCGCGCAAGCAGATCGTCACCCGGCGCTCGGCTGCGCGGAGCTGTAGAAGTACCAAGGTCGAGAGCCCCATGCTGTCGATACCGTTGGTCCCGCTGAGGTCGATCACCAAGCGCCCCGCCGAGCCGCCAGCCGCCTGGGCGAGCACAGAAAGCTGCTGAAGCGCCTCCTCGTAGAAGGCGGCTCGGCTTTCTGTGCCGAGGAGCGTCGGAGCCCTGACCACCTGCTCGATCATGCGGGTAGCTAGAGAAGGAAAGGTGCCGTAACTGGCCCCCCACCACATAAAGCGTTTGTTGACAATCTGTTAGAGACATGGTAGTGACGCAGAGTACAACACACAGGCCTTGCGCTTCGCAAGTCTTAGGAAAGATGCGGGCCCCAAAACGAGTGGGGCCCGGGTTGCCCCGAGCCCCACTTCCGTCCGGCTCAAGCAGTCATCAGACTTTGGTGACGTTCGCGGCCTGGAGCCCCTTGGGGCCCTCGCGAACCTCGAACTCGACGTTGTCGTTTTCCTTGAGCGACTTGAAGCCATCCGCCTGGATCGCGGAGTAGTGGACGAACACATCCGGTCCGCCTTCGCGCTCGATGAAGCCGAACCCCTTCGCGTCGTTGAACCACTTGACCCGGCCGGTGATGCGAGACATACCTAACTCCTCTGACGGGTGGCACGTACGACGAATCCTCAGCCGCCTGCCGGAGCAGGCCTCTCTGAGATCCGTAAGAGCGCCCTAGCATATTATGCGCCATTTCCAAGCGCAAGAGTTGCTGCCACTTCGGTCGGCCAACCCATTCTGAGGTAGCACGGATGAGTGACACGCAGCGCCTCGACACCCTGCTCGACGAGTCCCGGCGATTCCCGCCCAGCGAGGCTTTCCGCTCCGCGGCGCATTGCAACTCCGAAGCGCCCTACGAGGAAGCCGCCGGGAACCGCGAGGCGTTCTGGACCAGGTGGGCGAGCGAGCTGCTCTGGTACCAGCGCTGGGACCGCGTGCTCGAGTGGACGCCGCCGCACGCCAAGTGGTTCGTCGGCGGCAAGCTGAACGCTTCCGCCAACTGCCTCGATCGCCACATCGGGACGGCGCGCCGCAACAAAGCCGCCCTGATCTGGGAGGGAGAGCCGGGCGAGCGTCGCACCCTGACCTACCGGGACCTGTATCGCGAGGTGAACAAGTTCGCCAACGTGCTCAAGCACCTCGGTGTGAAGCGCGGCGAAAGGGTCGCGATCTACCTGCCGATGGTGCCCGAAGTGGCGATCGCGATGCTGGCCTGCGCGCGGATCGGCGCGGTGCACTCCGTCGTCTTCGGCGGCTTCTCGGCCGAGAGCCTGCGCGACCGGATCAACGACGCCGGCGCCGTCGTCCTCGTCACCGCCGACGGTGGGTACCGGCGCGGTCAGGTGGTGCCGCTGAAGCGCAGCGCGGACGAAGCGCTCGAGGGGTGCCCCAGCATCAATCACGTGGTGGTCTTCCAGCGGCGGCTCGGGGCGCCGGGCGACGAGGCGTTCGTCCACATGCTGGATGGCCGCGATCACTGGTGGCACCAGTTGATGCAGGACGCCGCGCCCTACTGCGAGCCCGAGCACATGGACGCGGAGGACCTGCTCTTCATCCTCTACACGAGCGGCACCACCGGCAAGCCGAAGGGCATCGTCCACACGACGGGCGGCTACCTCACGCAGGTCACCGCGACGACCAAGCTGGTCTTCGACCTCAAGGACGAGGACGTCTTCTGGTGCACGGCCGACGTGGGCTGGGTGACCGGTCACTCCTACGTGGTGTACGGACCGCTCGCGCTGGGCGCGACGCAGGTCATGTACGAGGGTGCGCCCGACTGGCCCGAGAAGGACCGTTTATGGGAGATCGTCGAACGCTACGCCGTGACCGTTTTCTACACCGCGCCAACGGCGATCCGCGCCTTCATGAAGTGGGGCACGGAGTTCCCGGCCCGGCACGATCTTGCGTCGCTGCGCCTGCTCGGCACAGTCGGCGAGCCGATCAACCCGGAAGCGTGGATCTGGTATCACCACAACATCGGCGGGCAGCGCTGCCCCATCGTGGACACCTGGTGGCAGACCGAGACCGGCGGCATCATGATCACGCCGCTCCCCGGCGTCGTGCCGACGAAGCCTGGTTCGGCGACTCGGCCGTTCCCCGGCATCACGGCGGAGATCCTGGACGGCGCGGGAAAGACCATCCCGGTGGGCGGCGGGCTGCTGGCGATCACCACGCCCTGGCCCGGCATGCTGCGGACGATCTGGGGTGATGACGACCGCTATCGGCAGACCTACTGGTCAAAGTGGCCCGACATCTATTTCCCCGGCGACGGTGCCAAGCGGGACGAGGACGGCTACTTCTGGTTGCTGGGTCGCGTAGACGACGTGCTGAACGTCGCCGGCCACCGCCTCGGCACCATGGAAGTCGAGAGCGCGCTGGTGGATCACCCCTCCGTAGCGGAAGCCGCGGTGGTCGGCAGGAGCCACGAGCTCAAGGGTCAGGCGATCGTCGCGTTCGTGACGCTCAAGTCGGGCCACGCCGCGAGCGACGGGCTCAAGGACGACCTCAGGGCGCACGTCGCGAAGAAGATCGGCGCGCTGGCGCGGCCCGACGACATCCTCTTCTCCGCCGACCTCCCCAAGACGCGCTCGGGAAAGATCATGCGCCGCTTGCTTCGTGACATCGCCGAGGGACGGGCGTTGGGAGATACGACGACGCTGGCGGATGCGACGGTGGTCGAGAAGTTGAAGGTGGAGTACGAGGAGAAGGAGGGATAGGAAGGGAGCGGGGAGCGGTACCATTGGATGCTCGCCGCCGCGACGGAGCGCCGCGTCGGGCACCGTCAAGTACCGCTCCTCGCTCCCGGCTCCCCCGTCTTCAATCCGACCAGACTCGCCACGAAGATCGCGGTGATGAGCACCGCGGAGACGACGCACCACCGGCATATCGCGTGGATGCGGAAGAGCTCCAGATACTTCAGATAGATCGTGAACGCGACGCCAGCTCCGGAAAGCCTGACCAGCCAGCGCGTGGGCTCAGGCCGATTCTCCCATTTCTCCTGGAGTCCCAGCACGGCCACGCCCAACAGCGCGAGGTAGCCACCCACGCCGTACGCCGCTACCGGGATGCCGAGGAAGTCCCCCCACTGGCTGTTCTGTACGCGCTCGCAGGCCCCGCCGGCGCCGCACACCAGCGGCCCGGTGAAGCCGAGCTTGTAGAGCGTCAGGTAGATCGAGAGCAGGAGGCCGAGCAGCGCGAGGACGGCCACCGCCATGCGGTGCCGCATCAGCGCCTGACCGCTCCCGTCACCGCGGCGGGCGCTGGAGCCACCGGGGCGATCGAGTCCACGATGGCCTTGATCTGGTCATAGGTCGGCACGTCCTGGAGCTGCCGTCCGTTGACGAAGAAGGTCGGCGTGCTGTTCACACCGAGCGAATCGCCACGCTGCCTGTCGGCCTCGACTTCCGGCATCGCCCGCTGTGATTCCACGCAGGATCCGTACCGATCGGGATCGAGGCCGATGCGTTCGGCGTAGTCCCGGAACAAACCCGCGGGGCGGCGCGATTCCGACCAGTCGCCCTGGCCCTGGTAGATCGCGTCGTGCATCTCCCAGAACTTCCCCTGCTCGCGGGCGCACGCCGCCGCGAGGTGCGCCGGTCGCGTGTTGGGATGGCCGTCGAGCGGGAAGTGCATGAAGCGCCAGCGCACCCGGCCGGTGTTGATCAAGCGATCCCGGATGTCGGGCAGTTGCAGGACCGAGAACCGGGCGCAGAACGGGCACTGGAAATCGGAGTATTCCGCGATCTCGACCGGCGCGGAATCCGACCCGAGCACCACACCGCCGGGTCCGTTCAGGGCCGCGATCGGCGGCAGCAACGGGCTCGGCTGGCCCGCCGAGCCGCCCGACTGGCTGGTAGACCTCACGATCAACGTGACCCCGACCACAGCCATCACGCCCAACGCGATGTAGAAGTGCTTCAGCGACCGTCCGCCTGCCATGGATCCTCCCCATCCGTTTCCGGGTCGTCCGGCACCCAGCCGGCCGACGCTTCGCCCACGATCCGTCGGTGCTCGGCGGCCTCGGGCGGGTCGAAGGTCTGCCGGACCTCGTACTTGAACAGCTCGCTGCGCACGTTGCCCAGCTCGGCCAGCAGCGACGGCGTCTCGGCGAGCAGCCGGCCTTCGGAGTCGAGCACGACGATCCGCCGGGCTAGTGCTCTCAGCATTTCGACCAGCTTCACCGCGCGGGCAGGGTCGTACGTTTCCTCGGACACGCCACACCTTTCGTCCGGCCGCGCTCGCTTCGCGGGCGTCCGGCTCCTATCATCATACCCAAGGTGACGACGCTCGCCAACTCATCCCCGCGCCTGGCCTCGCCTCACGCGCTCCTCGATCTGGCCGCGATCGCCCAGGCGCCGCTCCGCTACGGCCACAAGGTGCGCATCCTGCGCGACGGCGCACTCGCCTTCCCCGCGATGATCGCCGCGATCCGTTTGGCGCGTCGCTCCATCTGCTTCGAGAACTTCATCATGGCGCACGACGGCACCGGCGAGACTTTCGCCGCCGCCCTCGAGCGGTCGCGCCGGCGCGGCGTACACGTCCGGGTGCTGTACGATCCTATCGGCACGATGTTGGTGCGCGGCGGACCGGTCGCGCGCCGCCTCCGCCATGCGGACATCGAGGCGCGGGCATTCCGGCCACTCTCGCCGGTGGCGCCGTGGAGTTGGCTCCGCCTCTGGCACCGCGACCACCGCAAGCTCCTGGTCGTGGACGAGTCCACGGCCGTCCTGGGCGGGATCTGCATCAGCGACCACTGGGCGCCCTCCGACCGGGGCGGGGGCGGCTGGCGCGACACCGCGGTGCTCGTCCGCGGCCCCGCCGTAGGCGATCTCCAGCTCGCGTTCGAGCGCATGTGGGGGCGCGCGCGCGGCTTGGTGCCGGGGTCGTCCGTCACCCAGGAGATCCAGATCGGCGCCGTCCCGCCCTCGAGGGGAGAGGCGGCGGTAATCGTGGTCGGCGACCGGCCCGGCACCCGCCGGGTCGCCGCGATCTACGAATGGCTCGCCGACCACGCCGAGGAGTCGCTCGAGCTGACGGACGCCTATTTCGTGGCGCCGACGGGAGTGTTGACCGCGCTCATCCGCGCCGCCCGCCGAGGCGTGCGAGTGCGGCTCCTCCTGCCGGGCCGCAACAACCACCCCGTCGCGGGGCTGGCGGCGCGGCGCATCTACGCCCCCCTGCTCGCTGCGGGAGCCGAGATCCACGAGTGGAACGGGGTGATGCTGCACGCCAAGACGGCCGTCGTGGACGGGGTGATCTCGCTCGTCGGCTCCAGCAATCTCGACCCGCTCTCGCTGAACCGGAACTACGAGCTGAACGTCCTCGTCGCCGATCCCGCGGTCGGGGCCCGGATGCGCGAACTGTTCGCGCAGGACCTGCGCGCCGCAGCCCTGGTGGACCCGGTCGCGTGGGGCGACCGACCGCTGCGCGCCAAGGTGGCGGAGGCCGCCGCGACCCTCTTTTCGCGGTACCT is a window of Gemmatimonadales bacterium DNA encoding:
- the ccsA gene encoding cytochrome c biogenesis protein CcsA; amino-acid sequence: MTPLEKAERSLRRSGAFMGLGLLLMAAGYVRALALTPVEATQGAAQKIFYIHVPSAWVAFLAFGLVGVCSALYLFLRDPRLDRFAASAAEVGVVFTTVVLVTGPIWAKPIWGTWWTWDARLTSTLFLWFIYFGYLVLRGAVEEPGRRARYSAVLGILGSLLVPFIHVSVLLFRTLHPKPVVLNPGGPTLPGAMLATLLFSLGVFTIFFFSLVAHRYAQATVADARTEADDAG
- a CDS encoding heme exporter protein CcmB → MPDTLATAWAIAAKDLLLEFRSRTAFLSSLVFTAIVLAIFNFARDPTAVSTVDMAPGILWITFSFAGLLGLNRAFALERENRALDGLLLSPASRTALYLGKLLANLVFVGTVEAIALPLFAIFFNMPLLPVLGPLCAVIALASLGFVAVGTLMSAIAVNTRFAELMLPVLMLPFLMPPITSAVQVTSRLFGGRPFSEVAAWLKLLVGYDIVFIVICLLIFEYVLDE
- the ccmA gene encoding heme ABC exporter ATP-binding protein CcmA, yielding MTAARIETGEATRTSVALAVRGLARSFGRIRALRGVDFSLESGESLAVFGPNGAGKTTLLRILAGLLGPDHGEVIVGGVPLVRGDVRHRRRIGMISHHSLLYDGLTARENLEFYGRLYGLPDHRAAAATALGTVGLAERASSPVAGFSRGMIQRLAIARALLHDPEIVLLDEPFTGLDQQAAATLRGRLGRLRDERRTVVLVTHNLDEGLELATHVAILVAGRFVECAARSGDSASYRARYAQATAAGA
- a CDS encoding STAS domain-containing protein — encoded protein: MIEQVVRAPTLLGTESRAAFYEEALQQLSVLAQAAGGSAGRLVIDLSGTNGIDSMGLSTLVLLQLRAAERRVTICLRGASEEVRFLLLMTRLEDRFDLEAKE
- a CDS encoding cold shock domain-containing protein, which produces MSRITGRVKWFNDAKGFGFIEREGGPDVFVHYSAIQADGFKSLKENDNVEFEVREGPKGLQAANVTKV
- the acs gene encoding acetate--CoA ligase, which encodes MSDTQRLDTLLDESRRFPPSEAFRSAAHCNSEAPYEEAAGNREAFWTRWASELLWYQRWDRVLEWTPPHAKWFVGGKLNASANCLDRHIGTARRNKAALIWEGEPGERRTLTYRDLYREVNKFANVLKHLGVKRGERVAIYLPMVPEVAIAMLACARIGAVHSVVFGGFSAESLRDRINDAGAVVLVTADGGYRRGQVVPLKRSADEALEGCPSINHVVVFQRRLGAPGDEAFVHMLDGRDHWWHQLMQDAAPYCEPEHMDAEDLLFILYTSGTTGKPKGIVHTTGGYLTQVTATTKLVFDLKDEDVFWCTADVGWVTGHSYVVYGPLALGATQVMYEGAPDWPEKDRLWEIVERYAVTVFYTAPTAIRAFMKWGTEFPARHDLASLRLLGTVGEPINPEAWIWYHHNIGGQRCPIVDTWWQTETGGIMITPLPGVVPTKPGSATRPFPGITAEILDGAGKTIPVGGGLLAITTPWPGMLRTIWGDDDRYRQTYWSKWPDIYFPGDGAKRDEDGYFWLLGRVDDVLNVAGHRLGTMEVESALVDHPSVAEAAVVGRSHELKGQAIVAFVTLKSGHAASDGLKDDLRAHVAKKIGALARPDDILFSADLPKTRSGKIMRRLLRDIAEGRALGDTTTLADATVVEKLKVEYEEKEG
- a CDS encoding vitamin K epoxide reductase family protein — encoded protein: MRHRMAVAVLALLGLLLSIYLTLYKLGFTGPLVCGAGGACERVQNSQWGDFLGIPVAAYGVGGYLALLGVAVLGLQEKWENRPEPTRWLVRLSGAGVAFTIYLKYLELFRIHAICRWCVVSAVLITAIFVASLVGLKTGEPGARSGT
- a CDS encoding DsbA family protein translates to MAGGRSLKHFYIALGVMAVVGVTLIVRSTSQSGGSAGQPSPLLPPIAALNGPGGVVLGSDSAPVEIAEYSDFQCPFCARFSVLQLPDIRDRLINTGRVRWRFMHFPLDGHPNTRPAHLAAACAREQGKFWEMHDAIYQGQGDWSESRRPAGLFRDYAERIGLDPDRYGSCVESQRAMPEVEADRQRGDSLGVNSTPTFFVNGRQLQDVPTYDQIKAIVDSIAPVAPAPAAVTGAVRR
- a CDS encoding phospholipase D-like domain-containing protein, translating into MTTLANSSPRLASPHALLDLAAIAQAPLRYGHKVRILRDGALAFPAMIAAIRLARRSICFENFIMAHDGTGETFAAALERSRRRGVHVRVLYDPIGTMLVRGGPVARRLRHADIEARAFRPLSPVAPWSWLRLWHRDHRKLLVVDESTAVLGGICISDHWAPSDRGGGGWRDTAVLVRGPAVGDLQLAFERMWGRARGLVPGSSVTQEIQIGAVPPSRGEAAVIVVGDRPGTRRVAAIYEWLADHAEESLELTDAYFVAPTGVLTALIRAARRGVRVRLLLPGRNNHPVAGLAARRIYAPLLAAGAEIHEWNGVMLHAKTAVVDGVISLVGSSNLDPLSLNRNYELNVLVADPAVGARMRELFAQDLRAAALVDPVAWGDRPLRAKVAEAAATLFSRYL